Below is a window of Paludisphaera borealis DNA.
GGCTGAGCGCCCCCATGTTATGGCTGACGAACAGGACGGTCCGGCCGTCGCCCGAGGCGACGTCGCGCATCTTCCCGAGGCATTTCTTCTGGAACGCATAGTCGCCGACCGCGAGCACTTCGTCGACGATCAAGATCTCCGGTTCGAGGTGGGCCGCCACGGCGAAGGCCAGGCGGACGAACATCCCGGACGAGTAGCGTTTCACCGGAGTGTCGAGGAACTTCTCGATCTCGGAGAAGGCGACGATCTCGTCGAACTTGCGGCGGATCTCCACCCGCTTCATACCCAGGATCGCGCCGTTGAGGTAGATGTTCTCTCGGCCGCTGAGTTCGGGATGGAAGCCCGTGCCGACTTCCAGCAGCGAGGCGACCCGACCGCGAAGGTGGATCGACCCGGCGGACGGATCGACGATCCGGCTGAGGATCTTGAGCATGGTCGACTTGCCGGCGCCGTTGCGGCCGATGAGCCCGACGACCTTCCCGCGCGCAACATCGAAGCTGACGTCACGCAGCGCCCAGAACTCCGACCTTTCGAGACGCGGGTTGACTGCGTTGGGACGGAAGCACCGGGTGACCGAGTGCAGGGCGTCGGCGACCGTGTTGCGCAGCGAGAGGCCGGATTCGCCGCGGATGGTGGCGTCCCGGCCGACGCTGTGGCGGAGAATGTAGCGCTTGCTCACGTCGTTGATGCTGATGATCGGTCGACTCATGATGGGAATTCGCGCGTTAAACCAAAGGTTGTGGGTGCTTAAAGGGCCGCGTTAGCGGCAGGCGGCGACGGCTCAGACGAAGTCGGCGAAGAGCCGTTCCGTGCGACGGAAGTAGAAAACAGCGAAGACGAAGCCCAAGACGGCCACCGTGGTCGAGATCAGGAAGCAGGACCAGTACATCGGCGTGCCCAGAATGCACGACCGGAAGGCGTCCACGATCCCGAACATCGGGTTGAGCGACGCGATGAGGCGGTATCTCTCGGGGACGTTGCCAATCGAATAATAGGTCGGAGTGACGAACATCATGATCTGCACGACGAACGGCACGATGTGCTTGAAGTCGCGGTAGAAGAGGGTCAATCCCGAGAGGAGGATGCCGAAGCTTAGAGTCGCGATCATCGTCAGCAGGATGAGAACCGGCAGGAAGACGACTGTCCATTGCGGGGTGATCTGGTAGTAGAGCAGGATTCCACCGTAAAGCAGCATCGTCAGCATGGCGTCGACCAAGAACACGGCGGCGGCCGTGATCGGCAGGAACAG
It encodes the following:
- a CDS encoding ABC transporter permease, encoding MIQTEETLESRPSESRLGAPRDGEAKRDATSPAETTETPEIVIRPRSGWIAIDWHEIYDFRELLVFFVWRDISSRYRQTVLGGAWAVLQPLIMMAIFVFLAQFAKIAPPMDLPYPVCVFAGLIPWSIFSQGMPAAANSLITSLHMVTKVYFPRLFLPITAAAVFLVDAMLTMLLYGGILLYYQITPQWTVVFLPVLILLTMIATLSFGILLSGLTLFYRDFKHIVPFVVQIMMFVTPTYYSIGNVPERYRLIASLNPMFGIVDAFRSCILGTPMYWSCFLISTTVAVLGFVFAVFYFRRTERLFADFV
- a CDS encoding ABC transporter ATP-binding protein is translated as MSRPIISINDVSKRYILRHSVGRDATIRGESGLSLRNTVADALHSVTRCFRPNAVNPRLERSEFWALRDVSFDVARGKVVGLIGRNGAGKSTMLKILSRIVDPSAGSIHLRGRVASLLEVGTGFHPELSGRENIYLNGAILGMKRVEIRRKFDEIVAFSEIEKFLDTPVKRYSSGMFVRLAFAVAAHLEPEILIVDEVLAVGDYAFQKKCLGKMRDVASGDGRTVLFVSHNMGALSQLCDDGVLLEDGQVTMIGPVEAVVKKYMKTGVGENAAFAEFDEDPARDCQFLAVEILHADGGHASDFSCDEPIQLRFQYKVRRPISESYLTFYLQNQEGTRVLYSDIRDLDPETPERLGVGVHTFNITIPARLLGATTYLLTVGSAGKYAGVIDHHYDCCEFTLRDLAIQDQSRPGVLGIQLPWKHDGATFAEVAN